ATATCGTGTTCATACAGACAAGTTACGTACCGCTTGGGTGCGTTTTATATCTCCAATATGCGCAGATTGATATGTTTGCTGCTATAATTAGTGCCACAGCGGCAGCAGCAATGATGATTACAAGTTCGCTTTTTGAAAACGCTGTAAAACGAAAGACATATTGACATGGTTGATTTGTAGTAACACTATTAACATGGTTGATTTGCGGTAACCATGTTCATTGAGTTGTATGCAAGTAACGAACCGATAATTCAACTAAATATATAATTCACGAAGCGATGCATATATGGcttatgtgtttttatttgcataatcaacaaatatgttattttggaaaaatacaatcaaattaaaaaaaaacaaatacgcaTAATTTTGGCTGTACACAAAATGTTGTATGAAATTCTGATTATAAGACTACTAATATAGGAAAGAAATGTATAATAAGCAAAAAATGCCTATATCTGGCGTAAATAAAGCAAAAACAGGTGTAAGAAATGTTATGAATTCGAAACAACAGAACAATCAAGTATATATTCGCAAAAGACTCCATTTTCGTAATATTCATAATAAGCATATAGTAATGTTGACTACGGGTATCAGTTGAACATGTGCTATTTCATCAGCAAATATGTACACAAAAACAGATACACTATCAATAGCGGTAGTAAATTGGTTGGGAACGCAAATATTCACCAATGATGTTTGCAAACACAATAAAAAATGATGATACTGTTTTACCTAGCCTGCCCCTAAAGATACATCAAAGAAATATGAGTATGACATTGGATTTGTACACTTATACAACATTATGCTTCGTTTAGCGCTTGTTTCAAACAAGCGGACGATAATGTGTGATATtacattaatttaatgtgttttatagCCCATCATAAGTATCCAAAATCGGGATAGTTCAGTAAATGGTAAACACCTCTTCCATGCAGCAAGGGTTTGATTCGCGATCACGGAAGCATTTGAGTTTGGATGGTGGTGAACGTACTGAAAATGTGGGGATACTTCCGGCTACTCcggctcccccccccccaaataataagataagagcAACTTTGAAAATCTTTCTTTAACAACGTAATAGCTAGCAATCGCAGCTATAATTATCAATACTTTTTTTACTTTCGTGAATTCTATAATTTAATTAGGTAGCCGTGCTTGGAAGCACACCTGGTACACATAATGCAGTCTTAGGCGCGGACAGATGTCTTGATCatgctttaaataataataatatgtcaaTTTTTTACTTCGGTATTGCTTTCGATAATATATGTTCAgttttaaatgttcattatttagtTCGTGTTTGCGGGATCGTGTTTACTTTACCATTTGCAATAAGTCTACTAGATTAAATACAGAATGTTTAATTTATCGGAATATTAAATAAACGATACACGTAAAACATGCATAAATATAAGCAAAAACACAAGGTGTTCTTTATTTCTGAAATATTATTGAGCAGTTCATAACAGAACTTACGATAGAGTTTTATATGTTGTGATGTTAATCAGCAAATATTAATGACTTCGGGAACGTTGCTAGTTTCAACGAAACGAATCCCGGAATAAGCTTGCCAAACCAACTGGTTATACAAACAAGTCAGACCAATATATAACACATGCACAGTACAACTATTTGAGCTTTTACTATTTACTTTCCACTACCTTTGATGGATAAAATGGACCGTTATCAATTGTAATTATGGATAAGAATTTTCCAATTTAATCGCAATCCGGTGTACGCAATCAAATAAAACCAGCTTTCAATAAACTTACAAATGCTAAAATAGTATTCGAGGAAGCAATATTGAGTGAAACCGTAACACAAACTATGGATTTTTATGAGAAGATCAAGTATTACGGAAGCGAAAACTCTTATAATTTGAATAGCATCTGCAAACTTCATAGCTTATTCTTATGGTGGTCTTGGATATTATGCTCAAGGTATATGCTCTCAGATACCTGGTTAAGGATCTTTGGTAAATTAGTGTCACATACACATTTTGTtagtatatgtttaaaaaatgttgggTCTAAACTTTGCAATCGCAATTCAAATGATAATTTACGTGGACGCATatacaagtttattatttattaatacatcGCTAAAACATCAATTCTAACAACCTTACATGTAATGAGCTCAAATTACAATTTTTCAGCCAATTTTGTGTTGTAAGTCAAATAATGAATAAGTTCACGGTGGTAGAAATCGTTACTTTTATTCTCGACAATCGTTACTGATTTCTTTATGAGGTACTTTGTGCATCGGTAGAAAATACATACTGTAATTTATATCATTAACGCATAACGTTCAATTAAGCACCGTATTGTCGTAggttcgtagtttcacaaataaaaatgtatttcaccGGTATTTATActttttcgttttactttttgtaaacttATGATCATaatctgttaaaataattattaacgtTAATTACGGTTTTGTTTTCTATGTAACTCTTCTTTAAATGATTTACAACAAAAAAATCgaccacacattttttttttacaacaaaagtGTCTTAAGTTGTGTCTTTCGTATTCATTTGTCTTGAGCTACATTAAATATCATGCACAAATGAAATCGAACAGCCATTTacgtttataacaaaataaaataaaatgcttatCAAAAAACGAATCGGCCTCAGAGTCCAAGCCTCAATTTCAaccatttaaatgtttacaaactaAAATTTGCAACTTATATCTCCTACGCGTTTCAAATGAAACAACGCGAACACATTTGCTATTGTTGTATCCGTATATGAACTCTCTGAAAATGTCAAACATGGTTAGTCGTTATGTAGTCGTAATATCATGGTTATTTCATACACGAATTAAAACGTacactgttaataaaaaaaattaagatatgGAATTTATTTATACTTCCTACACATGGTATTACGATGCTTTTTGGGGACATGGCTCTTACACGGGGTTTTTCAAGTTAAACGCAAAATACCGATCCTGGTATTTGcttgaaaaaataataagtatACAATTAAGAAAATGTTATGTGCTAGTTCGAACattaaatgttttcataatattaaataacaattattaaagaGAATCGACAGAGTAATATTTCAAGTATTCCTTTAAATTGATGTTCATATAATTATCCAGAATTTAATCTGCCATATACCTTTATTGCTCAGTTCATCACCCGTATTCGATTCTCTATTGTTCAAAGTATTCACGTAGTTCGTATCGATTGTGGTATATTCAATCGAATAATTAGTGTTGTATATTTCTGTAAAAACAAAAAACGCAAGACTTCAAAAAAGCCTCACAAGCAATAAGTAATGAGCAACAACCTCACTTTAAATCATTATGTCATACATTTAATTTACGATTTGATGTTGGGACACTAAccaccaaaaataaataaacaaaaaaacgtTAATAacgaaaatatttacaattattattatttaaaacatatcatGTAAGTAACTAAATATGTCAATACTTatgaagataaaataaataaaagtaataatgacTACTACTAGTAGTTGAAGTTctagtactagtaatagtagtagtgaaAGTAGTAGTGGACATACGACGAGGAGGAGGGGATGAGGAGGagaggagcagcagcagcagcagacgCAGTAGCAGTTGGCGTATATCAACATATCTTACCTTTCAATTCATTTGTAGCAAACGTAACGTTTGGAATATGTTGAGATTTGCTTTCAACATACGGTAatgtattgttttcatatttatgaAAGGTAAACGGTCCACCTATTTATATAAAACACACTTGCTATTATAAATGCGTGACACTATGTGTCGTTAATTTCAGTACATTATATGGTATGGAACTTTCGGACACCTGTTCTATTCATCTTCAAACTTAATTGCaatcatttaaatcaaaactaaactTATTAAGCTATGAGAATCGATATTGAAAATCAACTTTTGGTACGTTCGATATTTATTCGATTGTATTTGTGCGTTCGATTGACTGAATAAGTAAGATTATACTACCTTTGAGGTATTTTGATCAATGGTATTGCGATTGTGCAATAAAATAGTCATTATGAATATTAAAAGTGAATATcaattacatatattgtgttaattttaaatttaaacattaattatcTCTTCCGGTTGATCATATGTACATTCGAATCTATAGTTACCTCTGTGTATGTTTATGACTGCTTCACTGTATATAGGTGCATTGTCGTGTGTATAAGTTCGACACTGCCATTGGTCCCCGAGGTCAGCCTCGGAAGTTACAGTAAGGTTGCACACAACATTGTGTTTGCAAATACATTTTGCAGTTATCCCCGGAGATGTGTCGGGTGTAAAACACGCATATATATTGTTGACCACACCTACGACATCCACAAATGTATCATTTCCCACTTTTTTTCGAGTAAACACTCCATAAGATGTCTCGTTGAATGCACATGCTATTTCCAACGTAATATCAGACACTATGGTGACAGTCTGTGAAACTGTAAATACAGATTAAAATGATTAATTGTAAAGAAAATCTAGTAAACTCTTACTAAAGAAAACTAATTTTTAGAAATACTGTttcagctactgctgctgcttctacttctactgcagcggttactacttctacaactactacttctacttctactaattctactaattctactactactactactactactactactactactactactactactactactactactactactactactactactactactactactactactactactactactactactactactactactactacttctacttctactgctacttctactcctactactcctattcctactactacttctactactactactactactactactactactactactactactactactactactactactactactactactacttctacttctactactagtactactactactactactactactactactactactactactactactactactactactactactactactactactactactactactactgccgctaccactactactactactactactactactactactactactactactactactactacttttactactactactactactactactcctactacttctactactactactactactactactactacttctactactactactactactactactactactactactactactactactactactactactactactactactactactacaacaactacaactactactactactactactactactactactactactactctactactactactactactactactactactactactactactactactactactactactactactactactactactactactactactacactagctactactactactactacttcctgcactactactacgtactactactactacactactactaactacttattaccactactactactactgctacaaaaaacaacaacgactactactacgcttctactactactcctactacgattattactactactactacgactactactactatactactactactactactactacttactactaactactactactactactactactactacactactactactactactactatactactactactacttacctactactactactactactaatacctaCTACTACTGCACTGACTACTAACTAGctactacaataactactactactaatctactactactactaactaactactaagcactactactactactactacttactacttacttACTacctacactactactactacttactacactaatactacctactactactactaactactacactactactactactactacctactactacttactactactactacatactactactaatactacgactacttactactactactactactacttactaaaCTACTACCAattactactattctactacttctactactgcttcttctgctactacttttGTCTCTACTTATGTTACTACTTCTTTTTCTACTTATTATGATTATACTAATAGTTGATACAATAACAGCCTATTATTCTATTGCCACTCTGCTCTACAAACTCTACTCAAACCATAtgtgttatatttgtttaaacacgTACATCCAATCGCCATATATGATGCCAATATAACCAAAATGCAGTAGGAGTTAATCATCGTGTCAACGTTTATTCATCGCTTGAAATAATAATTGACTGACTAACACTGAACGCAATAAATTATATACTTTTCCAAGGGGTTTAATGTTTAAGTTACGGACAACAATTACGGTACTGAACGCTTTAACTTCCTTTATCATAAATGTCATGATTTGCGGAAGAAGAGAATTTAACCTATCAGCAAACTTTGTAATGGTGTACGAGTTAGTTTTGCAAGGTCAAAACCTGTCTACAAGTGCGGgctttcaattttaatattaagGAAGGATCATTGGAAGATGATCCTCACTTACTAACATGTCTTAATCGTACGGCTTCTCCTTATTGTTGTTTGcataaatatgtaataatatactcCAACCAAGGAGGCAGGGAGGGAGAGAAATAGGGATGGGGGGGGCATAAGATAAAGCATATATAAATGCTCATTATCAGAGAGGGAGACAGGGCGTTTAAACATAAGATGAAAcctatttaaatgaatatatcacCTCATAAAACAACAAACACCTCAACCATAACATTTTTATTGGAGACTGTGATGTAAATGTGATTTTTACTTTAAACAATaacagtttgtttaaattatatacttACACGTGATTATATTATGAGAGTTTTGCTTATTTATGTCGTCGTGTTAATTACACCTCTCCAAGTTTCTGAAGTTAACTTAATATGCTTTAAGTCGCAAAAGAATAGTTATAAGTCATTTTCGTGGAACCGCGAAATGTACAAACCGATTATAAGTGCGGTAAACAACCTGTCCGATAGGGAAATATACGTGTGGACACTGATATGTAAATGATGAGTTTACATGGATGACTTGTATAACTGTAAGTACATGTTAGTTCGTTATTTGAATTAAAGATATATTAGTAATGCAAtacttattatttctattatatttatttttatcatacatATCCAGGCACGTCAATAATAAGTAGTTATTATCCTCACGCTTTTGAAAGCGTGGGGAAATTGATCTCCGCCGTCTGCACGTCTGTCCtggacactatctcctcctacactataagcactagaaccttgaaacttacacatatggttgctataagcatatgtgcgacagtgcactatttggaccttggtcaaaagttatgggggttgggatggggccgggtcagagatttttactcattgtttgaggttattttacattaacttcttcatttcttcaccgattcacttctaattgaaactgaaaatctcttatgacaatacggtcaatctcaactatgcatggcccattaatcaaccctagggcgccccgacCACATAGatcacgcccacctaaaattttgttttaacataacttcttcatttattcaccaattgatttcaaattaatactgaaatcTCCTatggtctatctcgaccatccatgtccacattacctaCCCGGGGGCCCCACCAAAATAGgtcttgcccacccaaaattgccttttaatataatatcttggggatacgcgtcggcctctgccgcgccaattctagtttacaatcaattttaagtgaattgttggtaattttttgttattgaaaaatcATTGGAAACTTTTTTcggaataaaaaaacaaataacatatgtGATGTTCCCGGAAGAGGAACTTCCATTTTACAATAACGAGTTACCTGTTAAAAAATATCACCGTCCTTCTATGAAAGCCAACGGgcctttaataaaaataaatacatatgaaaGTATATGAAACACATGAAGTTGTTCCGGCGGATACATAATTTATGCAACCGATGTAAAACTCCAAACCCATCAGAAACATCTACCATCAAAACTCAAGCACAACAATACTAATATTGTTGAAAAACGCTTTAATCCAAAACAAATTGCGAAAGGTGTAATCTTGATTATACCAACTACTCTTCGATTACTTCATTTTATCATTTCGTGTTTATGTTCAATGATTGGTAACTCCATCGAATGCATTGATTACGTGGTTATCTCATATGTGTGGTTCCAGTTGCGGACTGTATCTTCTCGATATGTATTGTCGTGTCAGCTTTAATTGGAGCCTTGCTTGTTATTAATAATTTACTGATCTGCAATCATCGTAAGATATCCATTTCCCTTGTCTGGTTTCCCGTCACATATTTGTGGCAGGAAATTCTGTTTTATGTTATTCACCCTATTGTGTATTTGTTCAAAATCGGTTTTGTAACTTTTTGCTGTTTGCAGGTTGTTAGCAAATGTGTGGTGTATGTCCTAaagatatatttttgtttattgttatgtTGTAAAATCTGCCTCTATATATACAAAATTCTACGCATGAAATGACACACACAATCATGGTCGTAAACGTTGCTGCCAAGACGTTGTACTATATTCTATTTTTGCTAAATGTTTTCCTTACAATAATGAAACGACCGATTGTCAAACAATGCCCTAGAAGTTATTTAGTCAGGGGCACAGTAAATTGAACATTTACATGTCTAAGACATGAATAATGACAGTCGAAAATAagatttaaatttttgtttaatgtattaCCAATATAAGAAAAAGAGACATCGGGATCAAAAGAATACTTAGAAATAATGAGGAATGGGGTAAATTGATGTCCGCTATAACGGTGATGTactgtattttaaaaaatacaaccTATACTGAACTTCgaatgaatatttttatttatttaagtgaatTACTCTGAAACTCAACTTCACGGCGGGCATTGATCAAGTGTTGTTAATTGCGGCTAGATGTCTGACTACTTTCATGAAACAATAACGCATAGTAATATTGTTCGATGAAACATTGAAACATTAACTTCCACTTGGAAGCATTGGTGACAGTTGTTTGAATATACATTTACTATCGGATGAACTTATTTTCCTTGATATAACTCATTTTGAATgtcattacaaaatacatgttaattcaTTTATCtaatgtttatgtacatgtatacttttCATTTAGTTACCACTGTTCAGATGACTTGTTCACAGGTCGGCAAAATTACTATTTACGTATACAATCAAGCAAAATAACACACATGATTAAGTTAAATGTTACAACAAAATCGGTCTTTTATGGATATTAATCTATCGAAATCGGAAAAGCAATAAAGCATTTGAAACGCTTTTCATCGATATTTCTGCAAACATTCCTTAGCCAACATAACATAAAAAAAGCAAATAGCATACATGTTGTAGTGGTAGAACCGAAGAAGGGAACATGTATTATAACTGTGGCGAAGGTTAAATTTTTCTTTTCAGACATTGCATTTACAGTCAT
This sequence is a window from Dreissena polymorpha isolate Duluth1 chromosome 16, UMN_Dpol_1.0, whole genome shotgun sequence. Protein-coding genes within it:
- the LOC127862768 gene encoding uncharacterized protein LOC127862768, coding for MINSYCILVILASYMAIGFSQTVTIVSDITLEIACAFNETSYGVFTRKKVGNDTFVDVVGVVNNIYACFTPDTSPGITAKCICKHNVVCNLTVTSEADLGDQWQCRTYTHDNAPIYSEAVINIHRGGPFTFHKYENNTLPYVESKSQHIPNVTFATNELKEIYNTNYSIEYTTIDTNYVNTLNNRESNTGDELSNKAFSKSELVIIIAAAAVALIIAANISICAYWRYKTHPSDQQTATVMLSSIDVTSEENTHVHYHEIADTQIEPMTGGSTLQNNMDRTHHQSYTASPIGNVDSIILTQATTTYNISHAPRCHFSQFVTRMNSDVSSPSTYSTTAATESGKRFPFLALAEINLSDEMEGSSDVKTDVSCERADVEPEHYENLDRSLGEDSLQYSNLA